A stretch of Parachlamydia sp. AcF125 DNA encodes these proteins:
- a CDS encoding NUDIX domain-containing protein has translation MRQFTSSVYILENQKVLLIFHKKLRKWLPPGGHLEPNETPPEAARREAYEETGLEVALLSQENVWIERWNATSFERPYVCLIAEVPAYRDQPAHQHLDFVYLGYPVKGALAQNVEETEGIRWFTPSEIALLKPDEEIFVETQQILKQIFFEDLSTFKISAEAGVTFATKSFL, from the coding sequence ATGAGGCAATTTACGAGTTCAGTATACATCCTTGAAAACCAAAAAGTCCTTCTCATTTTTCATAAAAAACTGAGAAAATGGCTGCCTCCTGGCGGTCATCTGGAACCGAATGAAACCCCTCCCGAAGCAGCTAGGCGTGAGGCTTATGAAGAGACAGGTTTAGAAGTGGCTTTACTTTCACAGGAAAATGTGTGGATTGAAAGATGGAATGCCACTAGCTTTGAGCGTCCTTATGTATGCTTAATTGCCGAAGTTCCGGCTTACCGAGACCAGCCCGCTCACCAACACTTAGATTTTGTGTATCTAGGATATCCCGTAAAAGGAGCCCTTGCCCAGAATGTGGAGGAAACGGAAGGCATTCGCTGGTTTACCCCCTCGGAAATTGCCCTCTTAAAGCCTGATGAAGAGATATTTGTCGAAACGCAACAAATTTTAAAGCAGATTTTTTTTGAAGATTTATCCACCTTTAAAATATCTGCGGAAGCGGGTGTTACGTTTGCCACTAAATCCTTCCTTTAA
- a CDS encoding MazG family protein — protein sequence MLHADDESLLQKIRELLSVLNTLLGPNGCPWDREQTLETLRSTLLEEAAEWVEAVDLGDAKHMEEELGDLFLNLFFISKLAQKEGKFQMDEPVSHVIAKLIRRHPHVFSDKKLKTAEEVTSQWEALKQQEKQERKSILDGISKALPALMRGAKIGKKIKKTAFPLEGFKDSHWECQDEESIGNTLFSLVLHAENKKIDPEMALRKTLSKVEQHFRKQEGLVE from the coding sequence ATGCTCCATGCAGATGATGAAAGCTTGCTCCAAAAGATTAGAGAGCTTCTTAGTGTCCTAAATACATTGCTAGGGCCTAATGGATGTCCGTGGGATCGGGAACAAACCCTTGAAACCTTGCGCTCAACCCTTTTAGAAGAAGCAGCCGAATGGGTGGAAGCTGTTGATTTAGGGGATGCAAAACATATGGAAGAAGAGCTCGGAGATCTATTTTTAAACCTCTTTTTTATCTCTAAATTGGCGCAAAAAGAGGGAAAATTTCAAATGGACGAGCCTGTTTCTCATGTGATTGCTAAGTTGATTCGCCGTCACCCGCATGTGTTCAGCGACAAAAAATTAAAGACAGCCGAGGAAGTTACAAGCCAGTGGGAAGCTCTTAAACAACAAGAAAAGCAAGAGCGGAAAAGCATTTTAGATGGGATTTCTAAAGCGCTTCCTGCTTTAATGCGGGGAGCAAAAATAGGCAAAAAAATCAAAAAAACAGCCTTTCCTTTAGAGGGTTTTAAAGACTCCCACTGGGAATGTCAGGATGAAGAGTCCATTGGGAATACCTTATTCTCTCTTGTTTTACATGCCGAAAATAAAAAGATCGATCCCGAGATGGCACTTCGAAAAACGCTTTCGAAAGTTGAACAGCATTTTCGCAAACAGGAGGGATTGGTAGAATGA
- a CDS encoding AAA family ATPase, which produces MPKSSIFIASTGQNIGKTTLCLGIISGLKKRYHKVGFIKPVGQQHVTIEENVVVDKDVVLFKNTFQLEDPWMDMSPVIIPQGFTRDYIEGKVTEQEMTKKIQHAFQKISEANNYTIVEGTGHVGVGSIINLGNAKVASLLGLEMVIVTSGGLGSAYDELALNLALCKEHKVKVRGVILNRVYEEKKEMILHYFPRLLKKWNIPLAGCIPYNEFLNNPTIKDFEYLFDTPLFAGEQHRYRHFRHTRLAASSLEAYEEEATPNELVITPASREDIIRSVLKQHLTASETDGTDFQGGMILTGRHPPSKEICEQIRQVDIPTLYAPLHSYDALKMITSYIAKIRMEDLPKVEKAIALVEDHVDFDLLTKGSQSP; this is translated from the coding sequence ATGCCAAAATCCTCCATTTTTATCGCCTCCACCGGTCAAAATATCGGTAAAACCACCTTATGCCTAGGAATCATTTCGGGCTTAAAAAAAAGGTATCACAAAGTTGGCTTTATCAAACCCGTTGGCCAGCAGCATGTGACAATTGAGGAGAATGTGGTCGTCGATAAAGACGTGGTTCTGTTCAAAAACACCTTTCAGCTCGAAGATCCCTGGATGGATATGAGCCCGGTGATTATTCCTCAAGGTTTTACCCGCGATTACATTGAAGGAAAAGTGACTGAGCAAGAGATGACCAAAAAAATCCAACACGCCTTTCAAAAAATTTCTGAGGCTAATAATTATACGATTGTGGAGGGAACCGGACATGTAGGAGTAGGCTCAATCATTAATCTTGGAAATGCTAAGGTTGCCTCGTTACTGGGATTGGAAATGGTGATTGTCACCTCGGGAGGCCTTGGATCTGCTTATGACGAGCTAGCTTTAAATTTAGCCCTCTGCAAAGAACATAAAGTCAAAGTACGCGGAGTTATTCTCAACCGTGTTTATGAAGAAAAAAAAGAGATGATTCTTCACTATTTCCCAAGATTATTAAAAAAATGGAATATTCCGCTTGCTGGTTGCATTCCCTATAACGAGTTTTTAAATAATCCGACAATTAAAGACTTTGAATATCTATTTGATACCCCACTTTTTGCAGGAGAGCAACATCGGTATCGACACTTTCGCCATACGCGCTTAGCCGCTTCTTCCTTAGAAGCTTATGAAGAAGAGGCCACTCCAAATGAGTTAGTTATAACACCCGCTAGTCGTGAAGATATTATTCGATCTGTCTTGAAACAACATCTCACCGCTTCTGAAACAGATGGCACCGATTTCCAAGGGGGAATGATTTTAACAGGCCGCCATCCTCCTAGCAAAGAAATTTGCGAGCAAATTCGGCAGGTTGATATTCCCACTCTTTATGCCCCTCTGCATAGCTACGACGCTCTTAAGATGATTACCTCTTACATTGCTAAAATCCGGATGGAAGATCTTCCAAAAGTTGAAAAAGCTATTGCCCTAGTAGAAGATCATGTCGATTTTGATCTGCTTACAAAGGGAAGTCAATCGCCATAA
- a CDS encoding transposase: MRERNWQWYNTQLIQRRSLTFLLGPNLLKPAVKRQSTRRRPTEYSNILIESLFMLKIQFKLTYRTLQGSAQSFLTKLLPGNKVPDHTLMGKRVQKLGKTRPKLSHSHSQTATLDPSGVEVVGKGGWKVKVHGRGRLRKW; the protein is encoded by the coding sequence ATGCGCGAACGCAACTGGCAATGGTATAACACACAACTCATTCAACGCAGAAGCCTAACTTTTCTTTTAGGTCCAAACCTTCTCAAGCCAGCCGTAAAACGACAGTCTACCAGAAGAAGACCAACCGAGTACTCGAATATACTTATTGAGAGTCTTTTCATGCTCAAAATTCAGTTTAAGCTGACATATCGTACTCTTCAAGGGTCTGCTCAGTCCTTTTTAACAAAACTTTTACCAGGTAACAAGGTTCCCGACCACACCCTGATGGGCAAGCGTGTTCAAAAGTTAGGTAAAACGCGGCCTAAGCTCTCCCACTCACACAGCCAAACAGCCACCCTTGATCCATCAGGCGTGGAAGTGGTAGGCAAAGGTGGATGGAAAGTAAAAGTGCATGGGCGAGGAAGACTCCGCAAGTGGTGA